In the genome of Ignisphaera cupida, one region contains:
- a CDS encoding DUF5591 domain-containing protein has translation MYSSLERLYIDYLYSVFGFYAENLLSIEPGRIILRNTEKSNLFEHEHVITWHNFLLEIFHSKFTQRRYALILPCSSVKPYRLSPTHQIVEKRLSNSYAHNKIQVYVLSEPMILVPRELDIYYPFANYDYPPKELDQKHRNMFIEILSNVLKKLEYHKHIVAFLPKHHMNILQNALYGCGQCVDVTIYEYGKKAFQQIKKVVDYLIDLVANDTSS, from the coding sequence TTGTACTCATCACTAGAGAGACTCTACATAGACTATTTATATTCTGTGTTTGGTTTCTATGCAGAAAATTTATTGAGTATAGAACCTGGAAGAATTATATTAAGAAATACTGAAAAAAGCAATTTGTTTGAACATGAACATGTTATTACCTGGCACAATTTCCTACTCGAAATATTTCATTCAAAATTTACACAAAGAAGATATGCATTGATTTTGCCTTGTAGTAGTGTAAAGCCCTATAGACTCTCTCCTACACATCAGATAGTTGAGAAAAGACTTAGCAATAGTTATGCACATAACAAGATACAGGTTTATGTGCTTTCAGAACCAATGATATTGGTTCCTAGAGAGCTTGACATATACTACCCATTTGCAAACTATGATTACCCACCTAAAGAGCTTGATCAGAAGCATAGAAACATGTTCATCGAGATTCTCTCAAATGTCTTAAAAAAACTAGAATACCATAAACATATCGTGGCGTTTCTGCCCAAGCATCATATGAACATTCTTCAAAACGCTTTATATGGATGTGGACAATGTGTAGATGTGACAATCTATGAGTATGGGAAAAAAGCCTTTCAACAAATCAAAAAAGTTGTTGATTATCTAATTGATTTAGTTGCTAATGATACTAGTAGTTAA
- a CDS encoding glycogen/starch/alpha-glucan phosphorylase has translation MQKAVVSVSMEVALEGSANYAGGLGVLEADKFYGAARLGLPYILIAPFYPNGYVDWDFVNKTRVFVEIRHRHSTTFLSKLIYIGSLEARRSDGRFLAEADLFEYSYGSAKAILYRVKRPTSAARLFRYLYRHHIDECTYYITAAAISSEIIKRIAKETQIHVVDVQEAHLAFVPYLLPKEIRTRFVTHTPGPWGHPKLCKEAEEVLGISLPNVKTMTEAAMEVVEKVFAVSRKHFEITKTFFPKYANKMSYVTNAVDVEKWQRVGKELKSAEELAKAHENLRNEYRSMIRALSGKSINDRIIVAWTRRITKYKRPYFIEWLLEENNDLKDRVFVVVSGKPHPNDQWGRELAAIFTKFSRVMNNFFYYPSYDTNFAYYTLSSVDLLLFTPFSCWEASGTSMMKAGVNGVPTLSSRDGASLELIEDNVNGWFFGKELDQFIDLESDFAKKVDEEDYTDFLKKLEKIVSIFDEDKEKYYEVAFNAYKTFTQSADIRRLLRQYYGDMVEASKEKSG, from the coding sequence ATGCAGAAAGCTGTTGTAAGTGTTTCTATGGAGGTTGCTTTGGAGGGTTCGGCTAATTATGCTGGTGGTTTGGGAGTTTTGGAGGCTGATAAATTTTATGGAGCCGCTAGACTTGGTCTTCCATATATTTTAATAGCGCCTTTCTATCCCAATGGATATGTTGATTGGGATTTTGTTAACAAAACAAGAGTTTTTGTTGAGATAAGGCATAGGCATAGCACGACTTTTTTGTCTAAACTAATCTATATAGGGTCTTTAGAGGCTAGGAGAAGTGATGGAAGGTTCTTGGCTGAGGCAGATCTGTTTGAATATAGCTATGGCTCTGCCAAAGCCATTTTATATAGAGTTAAAAGACCAACCTCTGCAGCAAGACTATTTAGATATTTGTATAGACATCACATTGACGAGTGCACATACTATATAACAGCTGCTGCAATTTCTAGTGAGATAATAAAGAGAATTGCGAAAGAAACCCAAATACATGTTGTTGATGTTCAGGAAGCTCACTTGGCTTTTGTTCCATATCTTTTGCCAAAGGAGATTAGAACAAGGTTTGTTACTCACACCCCTGGTCCATGGGGCCATCCAAAATTGTGTAAAGAAGCTGAGGAGGTTCTTGGAATATCGCTACCAAATGTTAAAACAATGACTGAAGCAGCTATGGAGGTTGTGGAAAAGGTTTTTGCGGTATCTCGAAAACATTTTGAGATTACAAAAACCTTTTTCCCAAAGTATGCAAACAAAATGAGTTATGTAACAAATGCTGTAGATGTTGAGAAGTGGCAAAGAGTTGGAAAAGAGTTGAAGTCTGCAGAAGAGCTTGCCAAGGCGCATGAGAATTTGAGAAATGAGTACAGGTCTATGATTAGAGCTCTTTCTGGCAAGTCAATTAATGATAGAATAATTGTTGCGTGGACAAGAAGAATAACGAAGTATAAAAGACCTTATTTCATTGAATGGCTTTTAGAGGAAAATAACGATCTCAAAGACAGAGTATTTGTGGTTGTTTCTGGAAAGCCTCATCCAAATGATCAGTGGGGTAGGGAGCTAGCAGCAATATTCACAAAGTTTAGCAGAGTTATGAATAACTTTTTCTATTACCCAAGCTACGACACGAACTTTGCATATTACACACTTTCATCAGTAGACCTTCTACTGTTTACACCATTTAGTTGCTGGGAGGCTAGCGGTACAAGCATGATGAAAGCTGGAGTTAATGGAGTTCCAACACTTTCGTCAAGAGATGGCGCAAGTCTGGAGCTTATAGAGGATAATGTTAATGGCTGGTTCTTTGGAAAAGAACTTGACCAGTTTATAGATCTGGAATCAGATTTTGCTAAAAAAGTTGATGAAGAGGATTACACAGATTTTCTCAAGAAACTTGAGAAAATAGTAAGTATATTTGATGAGGACAAGGAGAAGTATTATGAAGTAGCATTCAATGCATACAAAACATTTACACAATCAGCAGACATTAGAAGACTTCTAAGACAATACTATGGCGACATGGTTGAAGCTAGCAAAGAGAAAAGTGGTTAA
- a CDS encoding substrate-binding domain-containing protein, giving the protein MGFEQDVVYRFRGVEVMNRDVAKLLVNVLSYGSINKASKAVGINYSRAWSIVRRVGLGLGGIGSVYRGGRFGGGVKLSSSVVDLLKRYLASYQRISFEKPSFSQMFLYYRGSHDIALEYLLRMLEERGFLVFSEFVGSFAGLASLSLGESDFAGIHIVDENLRPSNIRFVKKLGLENRVVVVRGYDRLQGFMARSSIGSLEDVAKSIATGVYTIALRPASTGTRMIFNVLLDQWIEKLGGKNVMRFVEGETHVDVANTIKSGVADIGLGIAYAAKLHNLKFAPVTWESFDFVFLAKSIDPTVIKIFSSILKDKDFQSFLESCEGYRIPKDIGEILAIT; this is encoded by the coding sequence ATGGGTTTTGAGCAGGATGTTGTTTATAGGTTTAGAGGAGTGGAGGTTATGAATAGAGATGTTGCAAAGCTTTTGGTTAATGTTCTTAGTTATGGCTCTATAAACAAGGCTTCTAAGGCTGTTGGTATTAATTATTCCAGGGCCTGGTCTATTGTTAGGAGGGTGGGGCTTGGTTTGGGTGGTATAGGATCTGTTTATAGGGGTGGTAGGTTTGGTGGCGGGGTTAAGTTGTCCAGTAGTGTAGTGGATTTATTGAAAAGGTACTTAGCGAGTTATCAAAGAATTAGTTTTGAGAAGCCTAGCTTTTCCCAAATGTTTTTGTACTATAGAGGTAGCCATGATATTGCATTAGAGTATTTGCTTCGTATGCTTGAGGAAAGAGGGTTTCTTGTCTTTAGCGAATTTGTTGGCTCTTTTGCTGGGCTAGCCTCACTCTCGCTGGGGGAATCGGATTTTGCTGGTATTCACATAGTTGATGAGAATTTAAGACCTTCTAACATAAGATTTGTTAAGAAGCTTGGTCTAGAGAATAGAGTTGTTGTTGTGAGAGGCTATGACAGGTTGCAAGGATTTATGGCTAGAAGCTCTATAGGAAGTCTAGAAGATGTTGCAAAGTCTATAGCAACAGGAGTCTACACAATTGCTTTAAGACCTGCTTCAACAGGTACTAGAATGATATTTAATGTGCTTTTAGATCAATGGATTGAGAAACTAGGTGGAAAAAATGTGATGAGGTTTGTGGAAGGAGAAACACATGTTGATGTAGCTAATACTATAAAAAGTGGTGTTGCCGATATAGGTCTTGGAATAGCTTATGCAGCAAAACTACATAACCTAAAATTTGCTCCTGTAACATGGGAAAGCTTCGACTTTGTATTCTTAGCAAAATCCATAGACCCTACTGTCATAAAGATATTCTCCTCTATTCTAAAAGATAAAGACTTTCAAAGCTTTCTAGAATCGTGCGAAGGCTATAGAATTCCAAAAGATATAGGAGAAATATTGGCAATAACATAA
- a CDS encoding substrate-binding domain-containing protein gives MKQALMYSLVIVAVIVAGVAGFFVGYYYGGHREAGMQTNSIVVSTTTSLYQIGILNSFFNEFRNLTKLNIQFNVLAKGSGEALRLLSDGSACIGFTHAPSLELQYMNQGKIERLAIFGYNEFIIVGPPDDPANVSKASDAVDAFKRIYEAGEKGLAKFVSRGDMSGTNVRELQLWKLLKLNPEGRPWYLKSGQGMAQTLLMADNLKAYTLTDVGSYLNLKSQGKLSNLADLKRDFKYLINVYAIYLSKAPSCDNQFTWYVAYKLRDYVMNQGQDLLNNKYKGLVNPAKGNETMVEEAWRSLTKLG, from the coding sequence ATGAAACAAGCTCTAATGTACAGCTTAGTAATTGTTGCAGTGATTGTTGCTGGTGTCGCAGGATTTTTCGTGGGGTACTACTATGGAGGACATAGAGAAGCTGGGATGCAGACAAACTCTATAGTGGTCTCAACCACTACATCGCTTTACCAAATAGGTATACTCAACAGTTTCTTTAATGAGTTTAGAAACTTGACTAAGTTGAATATTCAATTCAATGTGTTGGCTAAAGGAAGTGGCGAGGCGTTAAGGCTTTTATCAGATGGCTCTGCATGCATAGGCTTTACCCATGCACCTTCTCTTGAGCTTCAATACATGAACCAAGGTAAGATAGAAAGACTAGCGATTTTCGGATACAACGAATTCATAATTGTTGGACCACCTGATGATCCTGCAAATGTGAGTAAGGCTTCGGATGCCGTCGATGCTTTTAAGAGAATATATGAGGCTGGGGAAAAAGGCTTAGCAAAATTTGTTAGCAGAGGTGACATGTCTGGTACAAATGTTAGAGAGTTGCAGTTATGGAAACTACTAAAACTTAATCCAGAGGGCAGGCCATGGTATCTGAAATCAGGTCAGGGCATGGCCCAAACACTTCTAATGGCTGATAATCTCAAAGCCTATACATTAACAGATGTAGGCTCATATTTAAATCTAAAGAGTCAAGGCAAGCTAAGCAACCTGGCTGATTTGAAGAGGGACTTCAAATACTTAATAAATGTGTATGCAATATATCTATCAAAAGCACCTTCATGTGATAACCAGTTTACGTGGTATGTAGCATATAAGCTAAGGGACTATGTGATGAATCAAGGCCAGGATCTATTAAATAATAAGTACAAGGGGCTTGTAAATCCTGCTAAAGGTAATGAAACTATGGTTGAAGAGGCCTGGCGCTCCCTAACAAAATTAGGCTAA
- a CDS encoding ABC transporter permease, with product MVESLLSVTMRSLYVSSASSLIAFVVAIALSFYITRMGKRIVEMVTGIFEALVGVPTTAIGLVVYMLLYPGGPLGPLRILYTPYAIIFGEFFVALPVAFTFMIRHVHSAREYVRELVLSLGGLEKQVTAFLLRELTPVLLSSYLLAFSRAIGELGVALIAGGGIEGYTNVLTTAIAIQTSIGNYEYAIYLGLILILITVAIVLSLKILGEYIIWR from the coding sequence ATGGTTGAGTCCTTGCTATCTGTAACAATGAGAAGTTTGTATGTATCCTCTGCATCTTCTCTAATAGCATTTGTCGTAGCAATTGCTTTGAGTTTCTACATTACTAGAATGGGGAAGAGAATTGTTGAAATGGTTACAGGTATTTTTGAAGCGCTTGTGGGAGTTCCAACAACGGCCATAGGACTTGTTGTTTATATGCTTCTATATCCTGGTGGCCCTCTTGGACCTCTTAGAATTCTTTACACGCCTTATGCAATAATATTTGGAGAGTTTTTTGTTGCGCTACCTGTGGCCTTCACATTTATGATTAGACATGTTCATAGTGCTAGAGAATATGTTAGAGAACTTGTATTGTCCTTAGGTGGCCTGGAAAAACAGGTTACAGCATTTCTGTTGAGGGAGTTGACACCTGTTCTTCTATCCTCTTACCTCCTAGCTTTTTCCAGAGCTATTGGAGAACTTGGTGTTGCTCTTATTGCTGGTGGTGGCATAGAGGGATACACGAATGTTTTGACTACAGCCATAGCTATACAAACATCTATTGGAAACTATGAGTATGCTATTTACCTTGGGCTAATACTAATACTAATCACAGTAGCTATTGTGCTTAGCTTGAAAATTCTTGGTGAGTATATTATATGGAGATAG
- a CDS encoding ATP-binding cassette domain-containing protein — protein MEIELRNVWHSYDGFTYALKDINLNFKKPGLYIVVGPNGAGKTTLLKIVSLILKPSQGFVLVNNKDFWKLKEDEKTVIRRDIVFVHDKPILLRGTVKYNIEIGLTIRNAYNTATLNYYVNKYGLEEILNRSSHKLSAGQAKIVSIVRALVLNPYVLILDEPFTFLDETRQNLLLEEIKNRVKENKITIVATHYMYKELIETSNNIIEIISGKIKYST, from the coding sequence ATGGAGATAGAGCTTAGAAATGTTTGGCATAGCTACGATGGTTTCACATATGCCTTAAAAGACATAAACCTAAATTTTAAGAAGCCAGGACTCTATATAGTTGTTGGACCCAATGGAGCTGGAAAAACAACTTTACTAAAAATAGTTTCTCTAATTCTAAAGCCTTCTCAAGGCTTTGTTCTTGTAAATAACAAGGATTTTTGGAAATTGAAAGAAGATGAAAAAACAGTAATTAGAAGAGATATTGTGTTTGTTCACGACAAGCCAATTCTCTTAAGAGGCACTGTAAAGTATAATATAGAGATTGGGTTAACAATTAGAAATGCCTACAATACTGCTACACTTAACTACTATGTGAATAAATATGGACTTGAAGAAATTTTAAACAGATCTTCACATAAATTAAGTGCTGGCCAAGCAAAAATAGTGTCGATAGTAAGAGCCTTAGTACTAAACCCATATGTGCTTATTCTTGATGAGCCATTCACATTTCTTGATGAAACAAGGCAAAACCTGTTACTAGAGGAAATCAAAAACAGGGTGAAGGAGAACAAAATAACAATTGTAGCAACACACTATATGTACAAAGAACTTATAGAAACATCAAATAACATCATAGAAATAATTTCAGGTAAAATAAAGTATTCAACATGA
- a CDS encoding cation diffusion facilitator family transporter: MHPIYVSFIINFITLLLKIMGFIGTNSASLLADILNDVGDCIGLGLIILGMFISSRRSSIAYPFGMSRALYVFGLISISIIGGFLFSTSIVNSINSFANPKPINAGIKTVTLVLLALIVNGFNLLLALSTREEENSPANVSALVDGFADFLGSAIAFTSIATMSHVIDSIGSIIISIIVLVSSTAVSYRYYSILIGRAPPKEEMLKIINAVLSVPGVHDVNELKAVMITENEYLIMLEVEVGEDNDVEDLEMLSKQIEAQIKSIVPNAKHIAIEFVSRRKEPPTYRKIIEEIKRLED, translated from the coding sequence ATGCATCCAATATATGTTTCATTCATAATCAATTTTATTACATTGTTGTTAAAGATAATGGGCTTTATTGGCACGAACTCTGCTTCTCTACTAGCTGATATACTCAATGATGTTGGTGACTGCATAGGCTTGGGGCTAATAATTCTTGGCATGTTTATTTCAAGTAGAAGAAGCTCAATTGCTTATCCATTTGGAATGAGCAGAGCATTGTATGTGTTTGGCTTAATATCCATATCTATTATAGGTGGGTTCTTGTTTTCAACATCTATTGTGAATTCCATAAACTCATTTGCCAATCCCAAGCCCATTAATGCTGGCATTAAAACAGTGACCCTGGTTTTGCTAGCGCTTATTGTTAATGGCTTTAACTTGCTGTTAGCATTATCTACAAGAGAAGAAGAAAATAGTCCTGCTAATGTAAGTGCTTTAGTTGATGGTTTTGCAGATTTTCTTGGTAGCGCAATTGCATTCACATCAATTGCAACTATGAGCCATGTTATTGACTCTATTGGTAGCATCATAATTTCTATAATAGTTCTTGTATCTTCCACAGCAGTTAGCTATAGATATTATTCAATACTTATTGGAAGAGCACCGCCAAAAGAAGAAATGCTAAAAATAATTAATGCAGTTTTATCAGTTCCAGGAGTTCATGATGTAAACGAGTTAAAGGCTGTTATGATTACAGAGAATGAGTATTTGATTATGCTTGAGGTTGAGGTAGGAGAGGATAATGATGTTGAAGACCTTGAAATGCTTAGCAAACAAATTGAGGCACAAATTAAAAGTATTGTTCCAAATGCTAAGCACATAGCTATAGAATTTGTTTCGAGAAGAAAGGAGCCTCCAACATATAGAAAAATAATTGAGGAAATAAAAAGATTGGAGGACTAA
- a CDS encoding ABC transporter ATP-binding protein has product MAILELRNIVKKYGSLELLKGLNLLLSESDIVTVKGRNGVGKSTLCKIVALIMSPDLGEVIFQEVEVNKLGDYQKSMLRLKHIGYVDQQYTLIPTLKVIDNVELPLRLLNMEKSVRRKKAEEILSMLGLKGKEELFPSQLSAGEQQRVAIARALVKSPKLLVMDEPFSSLDDEAMAMVIDVLKDYAKSHECAQLITTTDLGFSLGNKIYVLRNGKPISE; this is encoded by the coding sequence ATGGCTATTCTCGAGCTTCGAAATATTGTTAAGAAGTATGGCTCTCTGGAGTTGCTGAAAGGGTTGAACCTTCTACTATCAGAAAGTGATATAGTAACTGTGAAGGGTAGAAATGGAGTGGGCAAGTCAACTCTATGCAAAATAGTAGCCTTAATCATGTCACCAGACTTGGGTGAGGTAATATTTCAGGAAGTTGAAGTTAATAAGCTTGGTGATTACCAGAAATCCATGTTGAGGTTAAAGCATATAGGTTATGTGGATCAGCAATACACATTGATACCAACGCTTAAGGTTATAGACAATGTTGAGCTTCCTCTAAGACTCTTAAACATGGAGAAAAGTGTTAGGAGAAAGAAAGCTGAGGAGATTTTAAGTATGCTGGGGTTGAAGGGAAAGGAAGAGCTTTTTCCATCGCAGCTATCAGCAGGAGAACAGCAGCGAGTTGCAATTGCTCGTGCTCTTGTAAAGAGCCCTAAGCTTCTGGTCATGGACGAGCCTTTTTCGAGTTTAGATGACGAGGCTATGGCAATGGTGATTGATGTTCTCAAGGACTATGCCAAAAGCCATGAATGTGCTCAGCTTATAACAACAACAGACTTGGGTTTTTCCTTAGGAAACAAGATATATGTTCTTAGAAATGGGAAGCCCATAAGCGAATAG
- a CDS encoding glycosyltransferase family 2 protein has product MVDDLSKDSVTIIIPTLNEEEAIGLVIDEFRSYGYNNIIVIDGGSSDKTVEIAESKGVKVISQEGKGKAMAIATTLKYVVNTPYVLVVDGDYSYPARFLDEMLKTMNKFKCDEVIGVRLYGDGLHIHLSLVTLY; this is encoded by the coding sequence ATGGTTGATGACCTATCCAAAGACTCTGTAACAATTATTATCCCAACACTTAACGAGGAAGAGGCAATAGGTCTTGTTATAGATGAGTTTCGTAGCTATGGCTATAACAACATTATTGTGATTGATGGTGGCAGTTCAGATAAGACTGTGGAAATTGCTGAGTCGAAAGGCGTGAAGGTTATTTCTCAAGAGGGGAAGGGGAAGGCGATGGCCATAGCAACTACACTTAAATATGTTGTGAATACCCCATATGTTCTTGTTGTTGATGGTGATTATAGCTATCCAGCAAGGTTTTTAGATGAAATGCTAAAGACTATGAATAAATTCAAGTGTGATGAAGTTATAGGGGTTAGGTTATATGGTGATGGCTTACACATACATTTAAGTTTGGTAACATTATATTAA